The genome window CGTGTGAAAAACGCACTCAACATACGTGATAATGATGCTATGTGGATGATTCTGATGGCTTTGGAATCGTACGACACATTATATAGCAAGTATCCGGCTCTGATTGCAGGCCAGGTAGATGTAGTTATCGAAAAGCAACGTGAACTGATTGCTGAAATAGTTGATGCTGAAAGTAAAAAAGCATTAAGTACACTGTCTTCTGCTGTTGCCCAAACAAGTCAACTTGTTGCTATGAAAGTAGCAGACACTGCCCGTTGGCAAGCCTGGGGTTGGGTGTGTGTTGGATTAATTGCATTCGGAGCGCTGTGCCTAACTGCTGGATTTATTCTTGGCAGCGGCAACATGCCTTTCTGGGCTTCAACTCATCAGTCAAGCAATCCTCTTGAGATAGTTATTTCGATATTGATGAAAGCTCCTGTTGGATGGCTGGTACCACTAATCAGTTCTGCAGTGGTTATCGTAACTCTTGCAAGCAATCGGCAGGTGCGAATCAAAAAACCTATTATTATCAGCTTGATAATGATGGTGGTACTGTCAGTTTTTTGCATACACACGATCATTTAGGGCAACGGGGGCTTTTTATTTAGCCCCCGCGTTCCGTATAATGCCTACAATACGGAAGAAACCAGATATAATGGACACCGATGTCCACGGAGGTGACTATGAAAGGGTATGAGAACATAAAGGCATTCAGGGCTGTTGCGCTTACATTGAAAGGATACAGTGAAGAGGAGACTAGTCACGGGCTTGCTTGGTCATGCAAAGTCTACTGCGATAACAAGAAAATAGGCACAGTCAGCAACACTGGAAATGGTGCTGTTACAGCTTGCGATGTACCTATTGATAAACAAGTCGCTCTCGTGAGCAGCCTTAAATCGAAAGGGTACCAACTGACGCCAAGCCTCGCTGGTCAAGTCTGTACAGAACCAGCCGATCCTGATGAGTGGTTCGTTGCTGCAATAAGTCAAATGGTTGATGAAGTCACGCGCTTACGTCAGTTAAAGCGCTTGGTAAAAACCCATTTGATTATTCGTCAATACTCGTCTGAACATGAGTTTTCGTTTTACAAAGCTGTCCCCAGTGCTGCATCAAAAGCACGACTCACAAGGCAACTGGGTAGTGATTTAATCTGCTTTATGAACGATGAAATTCATGGCCTGTAACCTGTCCGAAGGTGCAGGCATATCCGATCCTAGCCAGTAGTGTTTACCTGCCGATTCCGAGAGGGTTTATGGGCCACGATGACCAGACTGCCGAAACCTCACTTGCCTACATAGCCTACGTAGAAGCCTGGGCATTTAGCAGTTCCTCCGCAGAAGTTCGCCTGAAACACGACGCCTCGACCGGCGAGATCAAAGGGACGATTGCCGTGGTGGCAATGACACGTATCGCGCTTGGAGATCCAGAATTTGAAGAAGCGTTTCCTGAATACGTACACGCAAAATCATAAAAATCTCAGCTAGACGCCAGTCTCGAAAGCTGATCTGAACCTTTCCCTATTTATGGTGATAAAATACGTTATCACCACTTTTAGAGGCAGAAGGGCGCATGGCACTTTTTGACCCCATCCGCGACTATTTCCATAGACGCCAAGCCAAAATTCTGAATGAACAAGCCTCCCGCGTTCACCTGGTGAATCGACGGCAGGAATCCCATCGCGGCAACTTTGTTTTTCCCGGTACCGACTTTGTGGATGACATCGAGGTCGGTGGCCAGCGCGTCGGATATGTCAGCTACGGCATCAATCCGCTGGATGACCGCGTGTACATCAACAAGATTGACATCGAGCTGCAACATCAGCGCCAAGGGTTTGGCTTGGGGGTGCTTTGGTGCCTTTGGCTTAAGCACCAGGTGCCCATCGTGCCGCTTTACCAGTACGGCGCCTCTAACGGATTCTGGAGCCTGGCTCGTCAGCGGTTCTTGGCAGCCGGTGCGCTGATAGAAGATCAACTGCGCACTGACACTGAGCTTGATGCCGCCAAACAGCGCTGGCAGCATCTGGTGCCCGAGCTGGCACACGAGCGGCAGATCCGCGAGATGATGGCCTCGCCGGATTGGCCCGAGATCGAGGCTGGGTTCATAGCGAGGCAGAAGTTATGAGCGAGCTCGTCAGTTCGGGCGGCGCCGGTGGACGTCGACTAACTTCCGCTGAGTTCCAGCAGTTGGCCAGTGTGCCAGCTGCAGTCGAGTGGTTTGCCAATATCGACAACCCACGTACCCGACGTGCCTATCAGAATGACCTGGAAGACTTCTGCAGCTTTGTCGGCCTCACCGGCGCCGATGAGTTCCGTGCTGTTACTCGCGCACATGTACTGGCATGGCGTGCCCAGCTGGAAACTCGGGGCCTGGCCGGGGCCACGATCCGGCGCAAACTGGCCGCGCTGGCCAGCCTGTTCGATCATCTCCTGGAGAACAATGCCGTTGCCGGTGGGAACCCTGTGCATGGGGTCAAGCGACCCAAGATCGAAACCAACGAAGGGAAAACGCCGGCACTCGGTGACGACCAGGCTAAAAGGTTGCTGGACGCTCCTGATACAGAAACCGTGAAGGGAGTGAGGGATCGGGCGATCCTGGCTGTATTGCTGTACCACGGGCTTCGACGGGAAGAGGCGGCAAGACTGACAACGAGTGACCTGGTGGAGCGCCGAGGCATAAAGCATCTTCGGGTGCATGGGAAGGGGAAGAAAATTCGCTTCCTCCCACTCCACCCAGTTGCTGCTGAGCGGATCTATGCGTACCTGGAGCTCGACAGTGCCCGAGATACATCATCGGGACCGCTATTCCGTTCCGTCCGGGGCAAAACCACCGGTGCTGGAGTTACAGCGAATGGGCTTTATACGGTGGTGGCGTATTGGGCGCGTGTTGCTGGCATCGAGGTCGACGGCCTGGGCGTGCATGGGTTGC of Pseudomonas sp. ML2-2023-3 contains these proteins:
- a CDS encoding tyrosine-type recombinase/integrase, producing the protein MSELVSSGGAGGRRLTSAEFQQLASVPAAVEWFANIDNPRTRRAYQNDLEDFCSFVGLTGADEFRAVTRAHVLAWRAQLETRGLAGATIRRKLAALASLFDHLLENNAVAGGNPVHGVKRPKIETNEGKTPALGDDQAKRLLDAPDTETVKGVRDRAILAVLLYHGLRREEAARLTTSDLVERRGIKHLRVHGKGKKIRFLPLHPVAAERIYAYLELDSARDTSSGPLFRSVRGKTTGAGVTANGLYTVVAYWARVAGIEVDGLGVHGLRATAATNALDHDADIAKVQMWLGHANISTTRLYDRRGQRPEDSPTYKVKY
- a CDS encoding GNAT family N-acetyltransferase; this translates as MALFDPIRDYFHRRQAKILNEQASRVHLVNRRQESHRGNFVFPGTDFVDDIEVGGQRVGYVSYGINPLDDRVYINKIDIELQHQRQGFGLGVLWCLWLKHQVPIVPLYQYGASNGFWSLARQRFLAAGALIEDQLRTDTELDAAKQRWQHLVPELAHERQIREMMASPDWPEIEAGFIARQKL